The following coding sequences are from one Arachis hypogaea cultivar Tifrunner chromosome 7, arahy.Tifrunner.gnm2.J5K5, whole genome shotgun sequence window:
- the LOC112701667 gene encoding zinc finger CCCH domain-containing protein 5 isoform X6 has protein sequence MKENKGEEEEEKKEMSRKEKRKALKKMKRKQIRKEIAVKEREKEEARINDPDEKRRMQLLEQQEAERMESDRKLFEERERAWMELQQRIQQQQEQQQQQIDLLEESQSARNDNGSDNDDDQWEYVEEGPPEIIWQGNEIILKRNKVRVRISNKETKQNQHADDADRPTSNPLPPESHSNSFAQQVLENVAQQVPNFGTEQDKAHCPFHLKTGACRFGQRCSRVHFYPDKSCTLLMKNMYNGPGLAWEQDEGLEYTDEEVERCFEEFYDDVHTEFQKFGEIVNFKVCKNGAFHLRGNVYVQYKHLDSALLAYNTVNGRYFAGKQTCSHGTACNFIHCFRNPGGDYEWADSDRPPPKYWVKKMIALFGYSDDYEALGERENLSLQKNTGEMSRSDSFRYHSSRSRSRERDQLKSYSSRRKHGDERRQRTPDEAWNAHSKENKHKTLVSESNREWLEKDENRESHHKHYRKSSLHSDKDDSRRSHDEDFDTDLTITGKDDEVEHGKERRHCKKRKRDRRDRIYESESEHHTSRRKSSRQHSRDNRTGEAESNKDLFDQGDLEPHDSSRKNLRHRRFNHREDNKDYDSEHDEVDGDWSRRERHRRSGYREDIKDHENECDEVDRGWSRWDGDGRSHHKKKCSRHHHSPDVGLQ, from the exons ATGAAGGAGaataagggagaagaagaagaagaaaaaaaggagatGAGTCGGAAGGAGAAGCGGAAGGCATTAAAGAAAATGAAACGGAAGCAAATCAGGAAGGAGATTGCAGTTAAGGAGCGGGAAAAGGAGGAGGCTCGCATCAACGATCCCGACGAGAAGAGGAGGATGCAACTTCTGGAGCAGCAGGAGGCTGAGAGAATGGAGAGTGACAGGAAGCTTTTCGAGGAAAGAGAGAGGGCTTGGATGGAGTTACAGCAGAGGATCCAGCAGCAGCAGGAGCAACAACAGCAACAGATAGACCTTCTTGAAGAATCACAGTCGGCACGCAATGATAATGGTAGTGACAATGATGATGATCAATGGGAGTATGTGGAGGAAGGGCCTCCTGAGATTATCTGGCAAGGAAATGAGATTATCCTCAAGAGGAACAAAGTGAGGGTTAGGATTTCAAAtaaggaaacaaaacaaaatcag CATGCTGATGATGCTGATAGACCTACCTCAAATCCTTTACCCCCAGAATCTCACTCAAATTCATTCGCTCAGCAGGTGCTGGAGAATGTTGCTCAACAAGTACCCAATTTCGGAACAGAACAG GACAAAGCTCATTGCCCTTTTCATTTAAAAACTGGAGCATGCCGATTTGGTCAACGTTGTAGCAGAGTCCACTTTTACCCTGATAAATCCTGCACCCTTCTGATGAAAAACATGTACAATGGTCCTGGCCTGGCTTGGGAGCAAGATGAAGGCCTTGAG TACACGGATGAGGAGGTTGAACGCTGTTTTGAAGAATTTTATGATGATGTTCATACGGAGTTCCAGAAATTTGGAGAAATTGTGAACTTCAAG GTGTGTAAAAATGGTGCATTTCACTTGAGAGGAAATGTCTACGTTCAGTATAAACATTTGGACTCTGCTCTGCTTGCTTACAACACTGTTAATGGGCGCTACTTTGCTGGGAAACAG ACTTGTTCTCATGGAACAGCATGCAATTTTATACACTGTTTCCGAAATCCTGGTGGAGACTATGAATGGGCTGATTCTGATAGACCGCCCCCAAAATATTGGGTGAAAAAGATGATAGCATTATTTGGTTATTCTGATGATTATGAGGCTTTAGGGGAGCGAGAAAATTTGAGTTTGCAAAAGAATACCGGGGAGATGTCAAGATCAGATTCTTTCAG gtaccactcAAGTAGATCAAGATCTAGGGAGAGGGATCAGTTGAAAAGTTATTCTAGCAGAAGAAAACATGGAGACGAACGAAGGCAAAGAACTCCCGATGAGGCATGGAATGCCCATTCAAAAGAGAATAAGCACAAAACTCTGGTTTCTGAATCCAATAGGGAATGGctagaaaaagatgaaaataggGAAAGTCACCATAAACATTACAGAAAAAGCTCGTTACATAGTGACAAGGATGACAGTCGCAGAAGCCATGATGAGGATTTTGATACAGATTTGACTATAACTGGTAAGGACGATGAAGTAGAACATGGAAAAGAACGACGACACTGTAAGAAACGGAAGAGAGATAGAAGGGATCGGATTTATGAGTCCGAATCAGAGCACCATACCAGTAGAAGGAAAAGTTCACGGCAGCACAGTAGGGACAATAGAACCGGTGAAGCTGAATCTAATAAAGATTTGTTTGATCAAGGAGACTTGGAACCTCATGATAGCTCTAGGAAAAACTTGAGACACAGGAGGTTTAACCATCGAGAAGACAACAAAGACTATGATAGTGAACATGATGAAGTTGATGGAGATTGGTCACGGAGAGAGAGACACAGAAGATCTGGCTATCGAGAAGACATTAAAGACCATGAAAATGAATGTGATGAAGTCGATAGAGGTTGGTCACGGTGGGATGGGGACGGAAGATCGCATCATAAAAAGAAGTGTTCAAGACACCACCACTCACCAGATGTTGGATTACAGTGA
- the LOC112701667 gene encoding zinc finger CCCH domain-containing protein 5 isoform X4 translates to MKENKGEEEEEKKEMSRKEKRKALKKMKRKQIRKEIAVKEREKEEARINDPDEKRRMQLLEQQEAERMESDRKLFEERERAWMELQQRIQQQQEQQQQQIDLLEESQSARNDNGSDNDDDQWEYVEEGPPEIIWQGNEIILKRNKVRVRISNKETKQNQHADDADRPTSNPLPPESHSNSFAQQVLENVAQQVPNFGTEQDKAHCPFHLKTGACRFGQRCSRVHFYPDKSCTLLMKNMYNGPGLAWEQDEGLEYTDEEVERCFEEFYDDVHTEFQKFGEIVNFKVCKNGAFHLRGNVYVQYKHLDSALLAYNTVNGRYFAGKQVSCNFVSLTRWKVAICGEYMKSGYKTCSHGTACNFIHCFRNPGGDYEWADSDRPPPKYWVKKMIALFGYSDDYEALGERENLSLQKNTGEMSRSDSFRYHSSRSRSRERDQLKSYSSRRKHGDERRQRTPDEAWNAHSKENKHKTLVSESNREWLEKDENRESHHKHYRKSSLHSDKDDSRRSHDEDFDTDLTITGKDDEVEHGKERRHCKKRKRDRRDRIYESESEHHTSRRKSSRQHSRDNRTGEAESNKDLFDQGDLEPHDSSRKNLRHRRFNHREDNKDYDSEHDEVDGDWSRRERHRRSGYREDIKDHENECDEVDRGWSRWDGDGRSHHKKKCSRHHHSPDVGLQ, encoded by the exons ATGAAGGAGaataagggagaagaagaagaagaaaaaaaggagatGAGTCGGAAGGAGAAGCGGAAGGCATTAAAGAAAATGAAACGGAAGCAAATCAGGAAGGAGATTGCAGTTAAGGAGCGGGAAAAGGAGGAGGCTCGCATCAACGATCCCGACGAGAAGAGGAGGATGCAACTTCTGGAGCAGCAGGAGGCTGAGAGAATGGAGAGTGACAGGAAGCTTTTCGAGGAAAGAGAGAGGGCTTGGATGGAGTTACAGCAGAGGATCCAGCAGCAGCAGGAGCAACAACAGCAACAGATAGACCTTCTTGAAGAATCACAGTCGGCACGCAATGATAATGGTAGTGACAATGATGATGATCAATGGGAGTATGTGGAGGAAGGGCCTCCTGAGATTATCTGGCAAGGAAATGAGATTATCCTCAAGAGGAACAAAGTGAGGGTTAGGATTTCAAAtaaggaaacaaaacaaaatcag CATGCTGATGATGCTGATAGACCTACCTCAAATCCTTTACCCCCAGAATCTCACTCAAATTCATTCGCTCAGCAGGTGCTGGAGAATGTTGCTCAACAAGTACCCAATTTCGGAACAGAACAG GACAAAGCTCATTGCCCTTTTCATTTAAAAACTGGAGCATGCCGATTTGGTCAACGTTGTAGCAGAGTCCACTTTTACCCTGATAAATCCTGCACCCTTCTGATGAAAAACATGTACAATGGTCCTGGCCTGGCTTGGGAGCAAGATGAAGGCCTTGAG TACACGGATGAGGAGGTTGAACGCTGTTTTGAAGAATTTTATGATGATGTTCATACGGAGTTCCAGAAATTTGGAGAAATTGTGAACTTCAAG GTGTGTAAAAATGGTGCATTTCACTTGAGAGGAAATGTCTACGTTCAGTATAAACATTTGGACTCTGCTCTGCTTGCTTACAACACTGTTAATGGGCGCTACTTTGCTGGGAAACAG GTAAGTTGTAACTTTGTTAGTTTGACAAGATGGAAGGTTGCCATATGTGGCGAGTATATGAAGTCAGGTTACAAG ACTTGTTCTCATGGAACAGCATGCAATTTTATACACTGTTTCCGAAATCCTGGTGGAGACTATGAATGGGCTGATTCTGATAGACCGCCCCCAAAATATTGGGTGAAAAAGATGATAGCATTATTTGGTTATTCTGATGATTATGAGGCTTTAGGGGAGCGAGAAAATTTGAGTTTGCAAAAGAATACCGGGGAGATGTCAAGATCAGATTCTTTCAG gtaccactcAAGTAGATCAAGATCTAGGGAGAGGGATCAGTTGAAAAGTTATTCTAGCAGAAGAAAACATGGAGACGAACGAAGGCAAAGAACTCCCGATGAGGCATGGAATGCCCATTCAAAAGAGAATAAGCACAAAACTCTGGTTTCTGAATCCAATAGGGAATGGctagaaaaagatgaaaataggGAAAGTCACCATAAACATTACAGAAAAAGCTCGTTACATAGTGACAAGGATGACAGTCGCAGAAGCCATGATGAGGATTTTGATACAGATTTGACTATAACTGGTAAGGACGATGAAGTAGAACATGGAAAAGAACGACGACACTGTAAGAAACGGAAGAGAGATAGAAGGGATCGGATTTATGAGTCCGAATCAGAGCACCATACCAGTAGAAGGAAAAGTTCACGGCAGCACAGTAGGGACAATAGAACCGGTGAAGCTGAATCTAATAAAGATTTGTTTGATCAAGGAGACTTGGAACCTCATGATAGCTCTAGGAAAAACTTGAGACACAGGAGGTTTAACCATCGAGAAGACAACAAAGACTATGATAGTGAACATGATGAAGTTGATGGAGATTGGTCACGGAGAGAGAGACACAGAAGATCTGGCTATCGAGAAGACATTAAAGACCATGAAAATGAATGTGATGAAGTCGATAGAGGTTGGTCACGGTGGGATGGGGACGGAAGATCGCATCATAAAAAGAAGTGTTCAAGACACCACCACTCACCAGATGTTGGATTACAGTGA
- the LOC112701667 gene encoding zinc finger CCCH domain-containing protein 5 isoform X2, with product MILILTEAAKMKENKGEEEEEKKEMSRKEKRKALKKMKRKQIRKEIAVKEREKEEARINDPDEKRRMQLLEQQEAERMESDRKLFEERERAWMELQQRIQQQQEQQQQQIDLLEESQSARNDNGSDNDDDQWEYVEEGPPEIIWQGNEIILKRNKVRVRISNKETKQNQHADDADRPTSNPLPPESHSNSFAQQVLENVAQQVPNFGTEQDKAHCPFHLKTGACRFGQRCSRVHFYPDKSCTLLMKNMYNGPGLAWEQDEGLEYTDEEVERCFEEFYDDVHTEFQKFGEIVNFKVCKNGAFHLRGNVYVQYKHLDSALLAYNTVNGRYFAGKQVSCNFVSLTRWKVAICGEYMKSGYKTCSHGTACNFIHCFRNPGGDYEWADSDRPPPKYWVKKMIALFGYSDDYEALGERENLSLQKNTGEMSRSDSFRYHSSRSRSRERDQLKSYSSRRKHGDERRQRTPDEAWNAHSKENKHKTLVSESNREWLEKDENRESHHKHYRKSSLHSDKDDSRRSHDEDFDTDLTITGKDDEVEHGKERRHCKKRKRDRRDRIYESESEHHTSRRKSSRQHSRDNRTGEAESNKDLFDQGDLEPHDSSRKNLRHRRFNHREDNKDYDSEHDEVDGDWSRRERHRRSGYREDIKDHENECDEVDRGWSRWDGDGRSHHKKKCSRHHHSPDVGLQ from the exons ATGATTCTGA TTCTGACTGAAGCGGCAAAGATGAAGGAGaataagggagaagaagaagaagaaaaaaaggagatGAGTCGGAAGGAGAAGCGGAAGGCATTAAAGAAAATGAAACGGAAGCAAATCAGGAAGGAGATTGCAGTTAAGGAGCGGGAAAAGGAGGAGGCTCGCATCAACGATCCCGACGAGAAGAGGAGGATGCAACTTCTGGAGCAGCAGGAGGCTGAGAGAATGGAGAGTGACAGGAAGCTTTTCGAGGAAAGAGAGAGGGCTTGGATGGAGTTACAGCAGAGGATCCAGCAGCAGCAGGAGCAACAACAGCAACAGATAGACCTTCTTGAAGAATCACAGTCGGCACGCAATGATAATGGTAGTGACAATGATGATGATCAATGGGAGTATGTGGAGGAAGGGCCTCCTGAGATTATCTGGCAAGGAAATGAGATTATCCTCAAGAGGAACAAAGTGAGGGTTAGGATTTCAAAtaaggaaacaaaacaaaatcag CATGCTGATGATGCTGATAGACCTACCTCAAATCCTTTACCCCCAGAATCTCACTCAAATTCATTCGCTCAGCAGGTGCTGGAGAATGTTGCTCAACAAGTACCCAATTTCGGAACAGAACAG GACAAAGCTCATTGCCCTTTTCATTTAAAAACTGGAGCATGCCGATTTGGTCAACGTTGTAGCAGAGTCCACTTTTACCCTGATAAATCCTGCACCCTTCTGATGAAAAACATGTACAATGGTCCTGGCCTGGCTTGGGAGCAAGATGAAGGCCTTGAG TACACGGATGAGGAGGTTGAACGCTGTTTTGAAGAATTTTATGATGATGTTCATACGGAGTTCCAGAAATTTGGAGAAATTGTGAACTTCAAG GTGTGTAAAAATGGTGCATTTCACTTGAGAGGAAATGTCTACGTTCAGTATAAACATTTGGACTCTGCTCTGCTTGCTTACAACACTGTTAATGGGCGCTACTTTGCTGGGAAACAG GTAAGTTGTAACTTTGTTAGTTTGACAAGATGGAAGGTTGCCATATGTGGCGAGTATATGAAGTCAGGTTACAAG ACTTGTTCTCATGGAACAGCATGCAATTTTATACACTGTTTCCGAAATCCTGGTGGAGACTATGAATGGGCTGATTCTGATAGACCGCCCCCAAAATATTGGGTGAAAAAGATGATAGCATTATTTGGTTATTCTGATGATTATGAGGCTTTAGGGGAGCGAGAAAATTTGAGTTTGCAAAAGAATACCGGGGAGATGTCAAGATCAGATTCTTTCAG gtaccactcAAGTAGATCAAGATCTAGGGAGAGGGATCAGTTGAAAAGTTATTCTAGCAGAAGAAAACATGGAGACGAACGAAGGCAAAGAACTCCCGATGAGGCATGGAATGCCCATTCAAAAGAGAATAAGCACAAAACTCTGGTTTCTGAATCCAATAGGGAATGGctagaaaaagatgaaaataggGAAAGTCACCATAAACATTACAGAAAAAGCTCGTTACATAGTGACAAGGATGACAGTCGCAGAAGCCATGATGAGGATTTTGATACAGATTTGACTATAACTGGTAAGGACGATGAAGTAGAACATGGAAAAGAACGACGACACTGTAAGAAACGGAAGAGAGATAGAAGGGATCGGATTTATGAGTCCGAATCAGAGCACCATACCAGTAGAAGGAAAAGTTCACGGCAGCACAGTAGGGACAATAGAACCGGTGAAGCTGAATCTAATAAAGATTTGTTTGATCAAGGAGACTTGGAACCTCATGATAGCTCTAGGAAAAACTTGAGACACAGGAGGTTTAACCATCGAGAAGACAACAAAGACTATGATAGTGAACATGATGAAGTTGATGGAGATTGGTCACGGAGAGAGAGACACAGAAGATCTGGCTATCGAGAAGACATTAAAGACCATGAAAATGAATGTGATGAAGTCGATAGAGGTTGGTCACGGTGGGATGGGGACGGAAGATCGCATCATAAAAAGAAGTGTTCAAGACACCACCACTCACCAGATGTTGGATTACAGTGA
- the LOC112701667 gene encoding zinc finger CCCH domain-containing protein 5 isoform X1, with product MPAICWNQWNLFPKLTLRRGQDFLVYVLTEAAKMKENKGEEEEEKKEMSRKEKRKALKKMKRKQIRKEIAVKEREKEEARINDPDEKRRMQLLEQQEAERMESDRKLFEERERAWMELQQRIQQQQEQQQQQIDLLEESQSARNDNGSDNDDDQWEYVEEGPPEIIWQGNEIILKRNKVRVRISNKETKQNQHADDADRPTSNPLPPESHSNSFAQQVLENVAQQVPNFGTEQDKAHCPFHLKTGACRFGQRCSRVHFYPDKSCTLLMKNMYNGPGLAWEQDEGLEYTDEEVERCFEEFYDDVHTEFQKFGEIVNFKVCKNGAFHLRGNVYVQYKHLDSALLAYNTVNGRYFAGKQVSCNFVSLTRWKVAICGEYMKSGYKTCSHGTACNFIHCFRNPGGDYEWADSDRPPPKYWVKKMIALFGYSDDYEALGERENLSLQKNTGEMSRSDSFRYHSSRSRSRERDQLKSYSSRRKHGDERRQRTPDEAWNAHSKENKHKTLVSESNREWLEKDENRESHHKHYRKSSLHSDKDDSRRSHDEDFDTDLTITGKDDEVEHGKERRHCKKRKRDRRDRIYESESEHHTSRRKSSRQHSRDNRTGEAESNKDLFDQGDLEPHDSSRKNLRHRRFNHREDNKDYDSEHDEVDGDWSRRERHRRSGYREDIKDHENECDEVDRGWSRWDGDGRSHHKKKCSRHHHSPDVGLQ from the exons ATGCCAGCAATTTGCTGGAATCAATGGAATTTGTTTCCAAAATTGACACTACGGAGGGGCCAGGATTTTCTTGTATATG TTCTGACTGAAGCGGCAAAGATGAAGGAGaataagggagaagaagaagaagaaaaaaaggagatGAGTCGGAAGGAGAAGCGGAAGGCATTAAAGAAAATGAAACGGAAGCAAATCAGGAAGGAGATTGCAGTTAAGGAGCGGGAAAAGGAGGAGGCTCGCATCAACGATCCCGACGAGAAGAGGAGGATGCAACTTCTGGAGCAGCAGGAGGCTGAGAGAATGGAGAGTGACAGGAAGCTTTTCGAGGAAAGAGAGAGGGCTTGGATGGAGTTACAGCAGAGGATCCAGCAGCAGCAGGAGCAACAACAGCAACAGATAGACCTTCTTGAAGAATCACAGTCGGCACGCAATGATAATGGTAGTGACAATGATGATGATCAATGGGAGTATGTGGAGGAAGGGCCTCCTGAGATTATCTGGCAAGGAAATGAGATTATCCTCAAGAGGAACAAAGTGAGGGTTAGGATTTCAAAtaaggaaacaaaacaaaatcag CATGCTGATGATGCTGATAGACCTACCTCAAATCCTTTACCCCCAGAATCTCACTCAAATTCATTCGCTCAGCAGGTGCTGGAGAATGTTGCTCAACAAGTACCCAATTTCGGAACAGAACAG GACAAAGCTCATTGCCCTTTTCATTTAAAAACTGGAGCATGCCGATTTGGTCAACGTTGTAGCAGAGTCCACTTTTACCCTGATAAATCCTGCACCCTTCTGATGAAAAACATGTACAATGGTCCTGGCCTGGCTTGGGAGCAAGATGAAGGCCTTGAG TACACGGATGAGGAGGTTGAACGCTGTTTTGAAGAATTTTATGATGATGTTCATACGGAGTTCCAGAAATTTGGAGAAATTGTGAACTTCAAG GTGTGTAAAAATGGTGCATTTCACTTGAGAGGAAATGTCTACGTTCAGTATAAACATTTGGACTCTGCTCTGCTTGCTTACAACACTGTTAATGGGCGCTACTTTGCTGGGAAACAG GTAAGTTGTAACTTTGTTAGTTTGACAAGATGGAAGGTTGCCATATGTGGCGAGTATATGAAGTCAGGTTACAAG ACTTGTTCTCATGGAACAGCATGCAATTTTATACACTGTTTCCGAAATCCTGGTGGAGACTATGAATGGGCTGATTCTGATAGACCGCCCCCAAAATATTGGGTGAAAAAGATGATAGCATTATTTGGTTATTCTGATGATTATGAGGCTTTAGGGGAGCGAGAAAATTTGAGTTTGCAAAAGAATACCGGGGAGATGTCAAGATCAGATTCTTTCAG gtaccactcAAGTAGATCAAGATCTAGGGAGAGGGATCAGTTGAAAAGTTATTCTAGCAGAAGAAAACATGGAGACGAACGAAGGCAAAGAACTCCCGATGAGGCATGGAATGCCCATTCAAAAGAGAATAAGCACAAAACTCTGGTTTCTGAATCCAATAGGGAATGGctagaaaaagatgaaaataggGAAAGTCACCATAAACATTACAGAAAAAGCTCGTTACATAGTGACAAGGATGACAGTCGCAGAAGCCATGATGAGGATTTTGATACAGATTTGACTATAACTGGTAAGGACGATGAAGTAGAACATGGAAAAGAACGACGACACTGTAAGAAACGGAAGAGAGATAGAAGGGATCGGATTTATGAGTCCGAATCAGAGCACCATACCAGTAGAAGGAAAAGTTCACGGCAGCACAGTAGGGACAATAGAACCGGTGAAGCTGAATCTAATAAAGATTTGTTTGATCAAGGAGACTTGGAACCTCATGATAGCTCTAGGAAAAACTTGAGACACAGGAGGTTTAACCATCGAGAAGACAACAAAGACTATGATAGTGAACATGATGAAGTTGATGGAGATTGGTCACGGAGAGAGAGACACAGAAGATCTGGCTATCGAGAAGACATTAAAGACCATGAAAATGAATGTGATGAAGTCGATAGAGGTTGGTCACGGTGGGATGGGGACGGAAGATCGCATCATAAAAAGAAGTGTTCAAGACACCACCACTCACCAGATGTTGGATTACAGTGA
- the LOC112701667 gene encoding zinc finger CCCH domain-containing protein 5 isoform X3 has product MPAICWNQWNLFPKLTLRRGQDFLVYVLTEAAKMKENKGEEEEEKKEMSRKEKRKALKKMKRKQIRKEIAVKEREKEEARINDPDEKRRMQLLEQQEAERMESDRKLFEERERAWMELQQRIQQQQEQQQQQIDLLEESQSARNDNGSDNDDDQWEYVEEGPPEIIWQGNEIILKRNKVRVRISNKETKQNQHADDADRPTSNPLPPESHSNSFAQQVLENVAQQVPNFGTEQDKAHCPFHLKTGACRFGQRCSRVHFYPDKSCTLLMKNMYNGPGLAWEQDEGLEYTDEEVERCFEEFYDDVHTEFQKFGEIVNFKVCKNGAFHLRGNVYVQYKHLDSALLAYNTVNGRYFAGKQTCSHGTACNFIHCFRNPGGDYEWADSDRPPPKYWVKKMIALFGYSDDYEALGERENLSLQKNTGEMSRSDSFRYHSSRSRSRERDQLKSYSSRRKHGDERRQRTPDEAWNAHSKENKHKTLVSESNREWLEKDENRESHHKHYRKSSLHSDKDDSRRSHDEDFDTDLTITGKDDEVEHGKERRHCKKRKRDRRDRIYESESEHHTSRRKSSRQHSRDNRTGEAESNKDLFDQGDLEPHDSSRKNLRHRRFNHREDNKDYDSEHDEVDGDWSRRERHRRSGYREDIKDHENECDEVDRGWSRWDGDGRSHHKKKCSRHHHSPDVGLQ; this is encoded by the exons ATGCCAGCAATTTGCTGGAATCAATGGAATTTGTTTCCAAAATTGACACTACGGAGGGGCCAGGATTTTCTTGTATATG TTCTGACTGAAGCGGCAAAGATGAAGGAGaataagggagaagaagaagaagaaaaaaaggagatGAGTCGGAAGGAGAAGCGGAAGGCATTAAAGAAAATGAAACGGAAGCAAATCAGGAAGGAGATTGCAGTTAAGGAGCGGGAAAAGGAGGAGGCTCGCATCAACGATCCCGACGAGAAGAGGAGGATGCAACTTCTGGAGCAGCAGGAGGCTGAGAGAATGGAGAGTGACAGGAAGCTTTTCGAGGAAAGAGAGAGGGCTTGGATGGAGTTACAGCAGAGGATCCAGCAGCAGCAGGAGCAACAACAGCAACAGATAGACCTTCTTGAAGAATCACAGTCGGCACGCAATGATAATGGTAGTGACAATGATGATGATCAATGGGAGTATGTGGAGGAAGGGCCTCCTGAGATTATCTGGCAAGGAAATGAGATTATCCTCAAGAGGAACAAAGTGAGGGTTAGGATTTCAAAtaaggaaacaaaacaaaatcag CATGCTGATGATGCTGATAGACCTACCTCAAATCCTTTACCCCCAGAATCTCACTCAAATTCATTCGCTCAGCAGGTGCTGGAGAATGTTGCTCAACAAGTACCCAATTTCGGAACAGAACAG GACAAAGCTCATTGCCCTTTTCATTTAAAAACTGGAGCATGCCGATTTGGTCAACGTTGTAGCAGAGTCCACTTTTACCCTGATAAATCCTGCACCCTTCTGATGAAAAACATGTACAATGGTCCTGGCCTGGCTTGGGAGCAAGATGAAGGCCTTGAG TACACGGATGAGGAGGTTGAACGCTGTTTTGAAGAATTTTATGATGATGTTCATACGGAGTTCCAGAAATTTGGAGAAATTGTGAACTTCAAG GTGTGTAAAAATGGTGCATTTCACTTGAGAGGAAATGTCTACGTTCAGTATAAACATTTGGACTCTGCTCTGCTTGCTTACAACACTGTTAATGGGCGCTACTTTGCTGGGAAACAG ACTTGTTCTCATGGAACAGCATGCAATTTTATACACTGTTTCCGAAATCCTGGTGGAGACTATGAATGGGCTGATTCTGATAGACCGCCCCCAAAATATTGGGTGAAAAAGATGATAGCATTATTTGGTTATTCTGATGATTATGAGGCTTTAGGGGAGCGAGAAAATTTGAGTTTGCAAAAGAATACCGGGGAGATGTCAAGATCAGATTCTTTCAG gtaccactcAAGTAGATCAAGATCTAGGGAGAGGGATCAGTTGAAAAGTTATTCTAGCAGAAGAAAACATGGAGACGAACGAAGGCAAAGAACTCCCGATGAGGCATGGAATGCCCATTCAAAAGAGAATAAGCACAAAACTCTGGTTTCTGAATCCAATAGGGAATGGctagaaaaagatgaaaataggGAAAGTCACCATAAACATTACAGAAAAAGCTCGTTACATAGTGACAAGGATGACAGTCGCAGAAGCCATGATGAGGATTTTGATACAGATTTGACTATAACTGGTAAGGACGATGAAGTAGAACATGGAAAAGAACGACGACACTGTAAGAAACGGAAGAGAGATAGAAGGGATCGGATTTATGAGTCCGAATCAGAGCACCATACCAGTAGAAGGAAAAGTTCACGGCAGCACAGTAGGGACAATAGAACCGGTGAAGCTGAATCTAATAAAGATTTGTTTGATCAAGGAGACTTGGAACCTCATGATAGCTCTAGGAAAAACTTGAGACACAGGAGGTTTAACCATCGAGAAGACAACAAAGACTATGATAGTGAACATGATGAAGTTGATGGAGATTGGTCACGGAGAGAGAGACACAGAAGATCTGGCTATCGAGAAGACATTAAAGACCATGAAAATGAATGTGATGAAGTCGATAGAGGTTGGTCACGGTGGGATGGGGACGGAAGATCGCATCATAAAAAGAAGTGTTCAAGACACCACCACTCACCAGATGTTGGATTACAGTGA